The sequence CACAAGGGGTACCACGTAAGACACGCTCGCCGAGCGAGATCGTGTGATCCAGCTCGGCGAGGCGGCGTGCGCGACGAATCCCTTAGAACGCTTGGCGGTGCCGAGCGCTTCAGGCGACCGGGGCGACCTCGGAGGCGGCGAAGAAGTAGGCGATCTCGATCTTCGCGTTGTCGAGCGAGTCGGACCCGTGCACCGCGTTCTCGCCGATGCTGGCGGCGTAGAGCTTGCGGATGGTGCCGGCCTCGGCCTTCGCCGGATCGGTCGCGCCCATCGCCGCGCGGTACTCGGCGACGGCGTTGTCCTTCTGGAGGACGGCGACCACGACCGGGCCGCGGGTCATGAAGTCGCAGAGCTCGCCGAAGAAGGGGCGCGCCTTGTGCACCGCGTAGAAGCCCTCGGCGACGCTGCGGGCGAGGTGGGTCTTCTTGACCGCGACGAGGTCGAAGCCCTTCGCCTCGAGGTGGGCCAGGATGGCGCCAGCGTGCTTCTTCTCTACGGCGTCCGGCTTGATGATGCAGAGGGTGCGTTCGACGGCCATGGCGTGCTCCAGGGCGGGCGCGCGGGCCCGCGAAAGTGGAAGGGGCGCACCCGCACCAAAAAGGCGCGGGAGCGGGGGCGCTATTAGGGGACGGGTCCGGAAAGCGCAAGCGTTCCGAGCCTCAAGCGCCGAGGGCGAGCCCGTCGCGGACCAGCTCGGAGAAGTCCCGGGCGGAGAGCGCGCCAAAGGTGAGCCCCTCCCCGCGCGCGTCCACGACGGTCGCCGCGCCGGTGGTCTGCGGCGGGGAGTGCGCGAGGTCCGAGATGTCGCAGCCCGGTCTCACCGAGAGCCGCACCGACAGGCGCGCGCCATCCGCGCCGACGGCGTCGCGGAGAAACAGGCCAACCTCTCCGGCGCTCGCGCGGCGAAACCCGCGCGACTCCAGGGTGCCGAGCGCCTTGGGCGCGGAGACGGCGCGCCCCGCCACCCGCTCGAGGGCTGTGGCCCGGCGCTCCTTCGGGGTGGGCGACGCGACCGCGCGGCCGAGCTGCTCGAACGGCTGGAGGATGGCGTAGTCCGCGAACAGGCCCGCCCACGCGGCGCGCTCGTCGCCGGGGAGCTCGACCGGGTGAGCGACACGCACGGTCGCCCCGGCGGGCAGCTCGAGCGACGCGTCGCGCGCGTCCGCGAGCGAGCCGTCCTCCGCGACTCGGAACGTGCGGTCGCCCGAGGGGCCGCGCGCGGACCACACGAGCCGACGCGCGAGGCTCCCCACGAGCGGGTGCGCCACGAGCAGGGTCCGGAAGGCCTCGAGGCCCCACTCGCGCCCGGAGACCATGGCCCGCTCCATCCGTCGTCGCTCGCGGTCGGCGACCGCCTCGAGGTCGGCGCGCAGCGCGTCGAAGCGGGCCTTGGCCGCCTTCACGGCCTCCGAATCGTCCTCCCGCGTCGGCCGCGGCAGCGAGCGCGATCCTGCGTCAGAGCCCGCCGGGCCGCCAGGCGAGCCTTGTGCGCTGCCCACGCGGACGAGGGGGCGGAGAGCCTCGTCGAGCGACACGGTAAAATCGCGGGCGCCATAAGAAAGAGCCAGCGTCCCGTCTGGCGCGAGGCCTAGATCCGGAACGGTGCGATCGCCGAGCTCGCCCTCGGTGAGCCCACGCGCTTCGGCGGCCTCGAGCACCAGAGCGCGCGCGTGCTGCCTCAGCCCGTCGAAGCGGGTCGTCTCCGCGATATGTGCAAGATGCATGAGCGCGCGATCGTCGGCGAGCTGCGCGAGCGCCGAGCAGGCTCGCTTGGCCTTCTCCTGGTGCTTGCGCGCCCACTCCCTGGCGAGGGCGCCGAGGCGGCGGCCGCTCGCTTCGGAGGGGAACAGCGCGGCGGCAAAGAGCATCCACTCGTGCCGACCCGGCGCGTCACCGAGGACCCACTGCTCGACGAGCTCGCCCGCGAAGGCCTCGAGGGCCCCGGGGGCGAAGGACGCGCGGAGCCGCGCGATCCCCGCGTACGGGGGATCCAGAGGGCAGCTCTGCAGGAGCTCGAGCAGCGCGTCGCGGCCGTCGGCGTCGAGCTCCCCACCGCCAGCGAGGGTGAGCGGCGGCAGCTCCGCTTCGCGCAGGAAGGGAGGTCGCTTCGGGGGCTTCGCGCCGATGGCCAGCGGATCGCGCGCGAGGAGCCCAGCCACGAGGTCGCGGCTCTCCGCGTCGTACCGGTCCGAGGCCCCCGCGACCGCGGCGGCGTCGCGATCGGCGAGGAAGCGCAGGGCCGCCTCGGCGTCGCTCCGGGCCTCTCCCTGGGCCCCTAAGGCGTCGGGGATGAGGCCGAGCGCGGCGATCTCCGCGTGCTCCGCGAGCCACGCCAGCGCGACGCGCCGGTACTTCTTGCGGCGAGCGGCCACGCGCGCCATGCGCGGCGCGGCCTCCGGGCTGACGAGGCACATGAACGCCTCGAGGTGCGCGACGCCGTCTTCGTACCCGCCCAGCCAGCGGAGCCAGTCGGTCTTCAGGAAGCCCGGCAGCGCGGCGAGCCCGTGCGCGCGGACGAGCGACAGCGGAGATCCGCGCAGATGCGCGCGGCCCGTGTTCCACGCCGCCAGGCGCTCGTCGTCGGGCACCCTGCGATAGACGAGCTGCCCTCGCTCTCGGATCAGCGCGAAGTCCGCGCACGCGTACTTGCTTGTGCGGATCGCCTCCCAGGTATCGGCGCGCCACGCGGCCAGCTCCTCCGCGCTCATGCCGCGATGAACCGGCTCGACGGGGGCCTCTTCCATCGGAGCGACGCTCGCGAGCTCGAGTCCCCGGACCTCGACGAGCCGCCCCGCCGCCCGGCGGGTCGAAGGTCCGCCACGGGCGATCACGGAGCGAGGGCGGCGTCTCCCCGGCGACGGCGGAGGGCTCTGGCGCCGCGCGGCGCTTCTCCGAGAGCCGACGCACGGCCTGCGCCCCCTTGCCGTCGACGGCGGCGGACGCGAGCTCCGGCGCGTCGCGAAAATACCCGAGAACGATCGGCTGCAAGACCGCGTGCGCCG comes from Myxococcales bacterium and encodes:
- the ndk gene encoding nucleoside-diphosphate kinase, which codes for MAVERTLCIIKPDAVEKKHAGAILAHLEAKGFDLVAVKKTHLARSVAEGFYAVHKARPFFGELCDFMTRGPVVVAVLQKDNAVAEYRAAMGATDPAKAEAGTIRKLYAASIGENAVHGSDSLDNAKIEIAYFFAASEVAPVA
- a CDS encoding DUF4132 domain-containing protein, which produces MEEAPVEPVHRGMSAEELAAWRADTWEAIRTSKYACADFALIRERGQLVYRRVPDDERLAAWNTGRAHLRGSPLSLVRAHGLAALPGFLKTDWLRWLGGYEDGVAHLEAFMCLVSPEAAPRMARVAARRKKYRRVALAWLAEHAEIAALGLIPDALGAQGEARSDAEAALRFLADRDAAAVAGASDRYDAESRDLVAGLLARDPLAIGAKPPKRPPFLREAELPPLTLAGGGELDADGRDALLELLQSCPLDPPYAGIARLRASFAPGALEAFAGELVEQWVLGDAPGRHEWMLFAAALFPSEASGRRLGALAREWARKHQEKAKRACSALAQLADDRALMHLAHIAETTRFDGLRQHARALVLEAAEARGLTEGELGDRTVPDLGLAPDGTLALSYGARDFTVSLDEALRPLVRVGSAQGSPGGPAGSDAGSRSLPRPTREDDSEAVKAAKARFDALRADLEAVADRERRRMERAMVSGREWGLEAFRTLLVAHPLVGSLARRLVWSARGPSGDRTFRVAEDGSLADARDASLELPAGATVRVAHPVELPGDERAAWAGLFADYAILQPFEQLGRAVASPTPKERRATALERVAGRAVSAPKALGTLESRGFRRASAGEVGLFLRDAVGADGARLSVRLSVRPGCDISDLAHSPPQTTGAATVVDARGEGLTFGALSARDFSELVRDGLALGA